The Arachis ipaensis cultivar K30076 chromosome B10, Araip1.1, whole genome shotgun sequence DNA window ctctcttccctccataactcctTCTCCATCACTTCGGTTTTCACCACTACCCtcactactccttcatcttcttaAATTGAAactaaccaaatgaggaagaaaaccattgcAAAAAGGGCTCCTCGTGAAAAAGTTTTCAAGCTACCCACAAAGCCATCCACTCGCTCTCAAGACCGCACCTTTaccccttctccttctcctcctacctctcctcaTCGCTGTGACCCCATGGCTCGGACCAAAAACACTCCAAGGTTTCCTGCCTCTGCCAAGCCGACGCCACCACCAAAGGCCACACCTTCCAAGCCTGGCTCCTCAAAACCAAGTTCAGCAAAGCCTGGCTCCTCCAAAGGCAAACGTCAGGCGACTGAGGAACCCATACCCGAACCAACACAACCAAAATCCAGGTCGGTTCCAATGCGATCTCAACGAGGTAACACTCAAGTCCCTCTCCAGAATGTTAAAGAACCAGACATTGGACCTTTTGATCACAAAGCTCACTTTTTGACTTCTCATTCGAACTATAACCCTTATAgattcaaatctgccatgaacaATGATTTTTATGAGAAGGTTATCCAGTATCGTACCCTATGTCCCTCTTTTCTCGCTGATTTGCCATctttgaaaagaaaaggttttccttttgttgataacttgatttttctggactggaatcacctttttgATATCAAAAAACCTGTTTATCCATTGttggtcaaagagttttatgcaaacatgacttatcATGAAGGAAGTGTGCATTCTTATGTTAAGGGCAGAGACATTATCTTGaataatgaaactatcagtgattccttgaagtacactgatgttgggccgtgtgcttatacccattacacccactcacaaagccctagaATATGAGCATGCTCAACTGCACCAAATAGTCAATCATATTATTCTGCCTCAAAGcggctcatatcaaagggtttcctacactgatactcttgttttatatgcccttctcaccaaaactgaaattttatttgcatatttgatggttagatacatgtttgactctgttagaaGTGAAAAAGACAAAGCACTttcttatggcatgtttctaacttgcatatttgagcattttggtgttgacttaactaatgaggattatgaaaatagacattcatatctaaaggGAGGTGGTGCAGTGAAACAACAAAAAAGACCTACTCGATCTgagagagtggttctagatgatgatgatgaagagttcaTTCCTGATGAATCTTCTCCTCCTTCCACTGAGGGGACTTCCATCTCTACTGGCCAAAAACTTGCTCTGCTGAATAATAaccttcaaaatgatgaagatgctgccactgatgttgaagaggatgCTGTTTCGGAAgggaatggttctgatgcctaggatttgtctcataaaaactgctgctgctctctttttgtctcatgaTTTCTGCTTCTTTTGCTACTTCTGAACTATTTctttttggatgactgtaataactcttACTATTGATGCTCTTTAGACAGCTTAATTAGTACTTTGATCTATGCTCTAACTCTTTTCTGCAGGATACAAGACTTTGTTTTTGTTGCTCTTATTCGCcgttgatgacaaaagggggagtaaaaTAGCAATAGAATAGGATAGTAGATCCTAGTACTTGTTACTTATTTTTGCTGCATTAATACTTGTTTCTCACATGTTGTATCTGTTTGCTGATGGTAATAGCTTGATGTTGGGCTGATTATGTGATGTTGCTCATTTGATATCCCTTGTACAAGATATATTGTACATAACTCTTTATTGTGCTTCCTTTAAGTACAATGTGAAACAGGGACAAAGAGGAAAGCATAGATTCAGGGGGAGCAACATAAAATCAAAGGGAGTTTTCTAAACCTAACTCAATCTTACTTCCTTTTGATTATtgcttaaatcatgtttgtcatcaagggggagattgttgagttaagaaattaactaaattaattaatgatgacaaacattatttttgagcaaaataaataattagtgttgattaattatatctacctattaactaattgtttattgttgcagACCAAATGTTAATAGCCCAAATGGAATAAAACGGGTTGGTGAAgttcaaggctcaaggtgttgaccttgaaAGAAGAACTCAGCCACATGCAAGGAGATATAAGAagtttgctgttcattcagaaaccaaggagagaaaaccagtgaatagaggttattgttctgagagagctctttgaagaagt harbors:
- the LOC107620493 gene encoding proteoglycan 4-like, whose protein sequence is MRKKTIAKRAPREKVFKLPTKPSTRSQDRTFTPSPSPPTSPHRCDPMARTKNTPRFPASAKPTPPPKATPSKPGSSKPSSAKPGSSKGKRQATEEPIPEPTQPKSRSVPMRSQRGNTQVPLQNVKEPDIGPFDHKAHFLTSHSNYNPYRFKSAMNNDFYEKVIQHSYLKGGGAVKQQKRPTRSERVVLDDDDEEFIPDESSPPSTEGTSISTGQKLALLNNNLQNDEDAATDVEEDAVSEGNGSDA